The Bos indicus x Bos taurus breed Angus x Brahman F1 hybrid chromosome 9, Bos_hybrid_MaternalHap_v2.0, whole genome shotgun sequence genomic sequence TATTTGTGTACAAAATATGTTGTAATTTACTGATGTATATGCAGCAAAATATTCTATCACATACAACAAAAATACACTTTTtacccccttcccctgcccttgAAAATGGCAACACTGTTTTGGCAGTTGAGCAGCTAAAAATAAAGTGCTATAATTAAGCAGTATTGGAATGTCTTCACTCAACAAATGTGATGTACAATTTGAGTATACAACCacatttttgttagtttttttcaCAGAACAGGAAATTCCACATCCTGAACACCTCCAGAAGatacaaatatttgtatatatatgtacacatgtatacactGTATATGTAAAGTGCCAACAAGCCTCTTTGTCTCTGTGAGTTTGTTGTGTTTATGTTTATTCTGGCTTTCCAAAATCAGTCACACTATTGGGATCTCAGAGTTCATCAGCAGGCACCGAGAAGCTCACCAAAGGCTGGCTTGTTAGGGGTGCGGTGTTGGTTAGAGGGTGGAGGGAGCCATCAGACCTCACTGGGGGACCTGGAGCGGAAGGGCACTTTGGACTGGAAACAGCCACAAAACAGGAGCCACAGGGCCCGTTGGATCTCCTGGTTGCGGAAGGCATAGATGATAGGATTGATCATAGAGTTGTAGGTTGCGGGCAGCAGGGTGGCGTAGGTGTAGACATCTGGGTCCTCGTGGCTACCTACCACGCAGTAGATGGCAAAGGGCAGCCAGCTGGCACCGAAAGTGCCCAGCACCACTGCCAGCGTTCCCACACCTTTTTTGGTGGCAGCAAGGTGGGGTGGCGCCAGGCAGTGCTGCTGCAGCGCGATCTGGTGTGCGTGCCGCCAGACCACCTGGCAGATGCGCACGTACAGGTGCAGCATGATGCCGAAGACCGCAAAAAAGGTGGCAGAGAGCAGCGCCACATGGCTGCGCGTCAGCGGGCGCACCACGCTGCAGGCGGCGCGCTCCGCCAGGCAATTCCAGCCAAGCACCGGCAGCAGCCCGAGGCCTAAGGACACGGTCCAGGTGGCAGCAAGAAGGAGGTGCACGCCCATCAGGGTCCGTCGCGAGTAATAGGTGAGTGCGTTATAGAGGGACAGGTAGCGGTCCACCGTGATGGCCAGCAGGCTGCTGACTGAGGCAGCGAAGGAGGTCACAAGGAAGCCCACAGTGAGCAGGCTCACGGTCTCTGAGGGCACCACGTATTGGAATACGAAGTGCAGAATGAGACCGCAGCCCGCCAGCAGGTCGGCGGTGGCCAGGCTGCCCACCAGCACGAACATGGGCGTGCGCAGAGCAGGGGTAGACGCGATGAGCGCCACTACCAGGGCATTTTCGCCTGCGATCACCGTCCCAGACATGCAGAGCAGTACGTCCCATGGATTCACTGCCGAGAGCAGCAGCCCCGGCGGCCCCGCTGGCAGCTGCGAAGACAACTCCAGCGACGCATTAGCTGCGCCGCCGCCCCCCAGCGCCGCCGCCGCTGCGGCTGCCGGGTGCCCCCATTCACCGGTGTCCCGCGCTCCTGCTGCGGTGGCTGCTGCCGCCGCACCCTCGGCCGCCACTGCCACCACCTGGGAGCCGTTGAGCGAAGATACGCTCGCGTTCATCGCGGCGGGACGTTACACCCTGCGTGGAGAGGGAGAACAAGTGTCAGGTGTGCGGTTCACCCCGCCAGGGGACTTCCCCGGGTGCTGCTGCCCCGCTCGTACTGCCCATCCCGCCTCAGAGCAGAGCGAGGAAGCAGTGGTagagagccaaaaataaaaaatacctgtTGAGTGAGCCAGTGAGAGAGTGAAAAGCACAAGGGATGCCGCACTGGTATCTGAGTTTTTGCACAGATAAAGACACGAAGAACATTCACTCACATTCACACAGATCACGTAAGTGTGTCCGTATTTGCAACCGCATCTTGTGCACCAGACTATTATTGTCGGCCCCAGAGAGTCCTGCCCGGGCTCTGACCGGCTTGGTCAGGCGCTCTCAACTAAGCGGCGGAATCGCTGTCCGCGGTGCTGAAAGATAAGTTTCTGCGCTCTGGGAACACAGAGGACCCCGTTGGCTTCAGAGACCCCTAGGAAAGAGGTTTGGAGGGAGAGAAACTGGAATGTCTTTTTAGGTGGAGAATGTGGAATCAGCTTGGCTCCATTTCTCCGGGGTGAGAAGGATTCATCCCCTGGCCATCCTTCACCCCTTCCCCTCTGCACACCCTCAAAGTTCCTTTAGAGAGCCCGGTTGCTCACCTGGGGAGTCAGGGCTTCAGGAAATCGCTGATCATGAGCGCTGCGATGGGGCGCCAGGCTGCGCTCCCCGCGCGAACAGAGCCGACTCCTGAAGGAGGTGGCCCGCCCGGCATGCAGAGGAGTGCCGCGAGCTTGTCGCTGTGCGGGTGCTGCGGAGAGTGAGAGATACAGTCAGTAGAAGAAAAAGCGGCTAAGAGCAGCGCGCCCGCTGGAGATTGACAGGCAGGGCGCGGTGACGTCAGGTTCCTGGCTCCAGAGTGCAAGCCAGGCGCTCGCTCTACTTGCCCGCCCATCAGCTACCTCCCTCACCACATACCCTCCCCAAACGATGTTTCAGAGGATTCATAGAAGGAGAAGTCGGAGGGTCGCCGCCAGCTCGGAACCTCCAGGAATAGATGGGAGAaagaggcaaaggggaaaagagtGAAGACTAAGGGAAGGCAAGGAGGGtgaagtgggaggggaggggtgggggatgagATGCACTAGCCAGGCAGCAAGACCCAAGCCGGAGGTCACTGAAGGGGGCAGGTTGAAGAAAAAGCCCTGGAGAAGAGGGAGCTTGGTGCAGAGAGGTCCAATCAGAAAGgtgttaccttaaaaaaaaaaaaaaaaaaaaaccttagggGACAGGAATGAACTGGTATGGAGGGGACAGTGAGGGTTTCTTAAAAGGATGTTTGTGGTACCCTTGTCAGCTGAGTAGAGCTAGAGAAGAAAAGCTGAGTTGTGGGGAACAGAGAAAAGATGGGACATTTGAGGAAAGCAATGTCTTCTTTTGACGGTTACCTGTGCAATcaattcttctctctccctccatttcttcctctctctcactaTCTTTCTTGAACTCTGCACAGAGGGTTTCACCATGATCTCCCCAGCCAAATGTTCCCCGATCACACTAACTGATAGTGCTCTTGGAACTTGCTCTTTAATTAAAGACCAGGTCTGTGTCttgttagaaaagaagaaagcagcaAAATGTGATTTACTTTCCTGGCAACAGACTTTGCCCTGTTAATTAGTACCCTATAAAACAAATTACAGGATGAAAATAGTGATAACTCAGCTGCACCAGACTTCAGTAGGCAGGAGTTTTATTTTCAACTTGGATAACTCATGCTTTTGGTttaaaggtgttttgttttgtcagtAAAATACAAGTAttagacttctttttctttttttttaattagcc encodes the following:
- the GPR6 gene encoding G-protein coupled receptor 6, which codes for MNASVSSLNGSQVVAVAAEGAAAAATAAGARDTGEWGHPAAAAAAALGGGGAANASLELSSQLPAGPPGLLLSAVNPWDVLLCMSGTVIAGENALVVALIASTPALRTPMFVLVGSLATADLLAGCGLILHFVFQYVVPSETVSLLTVGFLVTSFAASVSSLLAITVDRYLSLYNALTYYSRRTLMGVHLLLAATWTVSLGLGLLPVLGWNCLAERAACSVVRPLTRSHVALLSATFFAVFGIMLHLYVRICQVVWRHAHQIALQQHCLAPPHLAATKKGVGTLAVVLGTFGASWLPFAIYCVVGSHEDPDVYTYATLLPATYNSMINPIIYAFRNQEIQRALWLLFCGCFQSKVPFRSRSPSEV